A window of Nomascus leucogenys isolate Asia chromosome X, Asia_NLE_v1, whole genome shotgun sequence contains these coding sequences:
- the ERCC6L gene encoding DNA excision repair protein ERCC-6-like encodes MEASRRFPEAEALSPEQAAHYLRYVKEAKEATKNGDLEEAFKLFNLAKDIFPNEKVLSRIQKIQEALEELAEQGDDEFTDVCNSGLLLYRELHDQLFEHQKEGIAFLYSLYRDGRKGGILADDMGLGKTVQIIAFLSGMFDASLVNHVLLIMPTNLINTWIKEFIKWTPGMRVKTFHGPSKDERTRNLNRIQQRNGVIITTYQMLINNWQQLSSFRGQEFVWDYVILDEAHKIKTSSTKSAICARAIPASNRLLLTGTPIQNNLQELWSLFDFACQGSLLGTLKTFKMEYENPITRAREKDATPGEKALGFKISENLMAIIKPYFLRRTKEDVQKKKSSNPEVRLNEKNPDIDAICEMPSLSRKNDLIIWIRLVPLQEEIYRKFVSLDHIKELLMETRSPLAELGVLKKLCDHPRLLSARACCLLNLRTFSAQDGNEGEDSPDVDHIDQITDDTLMEESGKMIFLMDLLKRLRDEGHQTLVFSQSRQILNIIERLLKNRHFKTLRIDGTVTHLLEREKRINLFQQNKDYSVLMLTTQVGGVGLTLTAATRVVIFDPSWNPATDAQAVDRVYRIGQKENVVVYRLITCGTVEEKIYRRQVFKDSLIRQTTGEKKNPFRYFSKQELRELFTIEDLQNSVTQLQLQSLHAAQRKSDTKLDEHIAYLQSLGIAGISDHDLMYTCDLSIKEELDVVEESHYIQQRVQKAQFLVEFESQNKELLMEQQRIRNEGAWLREPVFPSSTKKKCPKLNKPQPQPSPLISTHHTQEEDISSKMASVVIDDLPEEGEKQDLSSIKANVTTLQDGKGTCSADSIAILPKGFGSVEELCTNSSLGMEKSFATKNEAVQKETLQEGPKQEALQEDPLESFNYVLSKSTKADIGPNLDQLKDDEILRHCNPWPIISITNESQNAESNVSIIEIADDLSASHSALQDAQASEAKLEEEPSASSPQYACDFNLFLEDSADNRQNFSSQSLEHVEKENSLCGSAPNSRAGFVHSKTCLSWEFSEKDDEPEEVVVKAKIRSKARRIVSDGEDEDDSFKDTSSTNPFNTSLFQFSSVKQFDASTPKNDISPPGRFFSSQIPSSVNKSMNSRRSLASRRSLINMVLDHVEDMEERLDDSSEAKGAEDHPEEGAEESSGEASKYTEEDPSGETPSSENKSSWLTTSKPSALAQETSLGAPEPLSGEQLVGSPQDKAAEATNDYETLVKRGKELKECGKIQEALNCLVKALDIKSADPEVMLLTLSLYKQLNNN; translated from the coding sequence atatgtGAAAGAGGCCAAAGAAGCAACTAAGAATGGAGATCTGGAAGAAGCATTTAAACTTTTCAATTTGGCAAAGGACATTTTTCCCAATGAAAAGGTGCTGAGCAGAATCCAAAAAATACAGGAAGCCTTGGAGGAGTTGGCAGAACAGGGAGATGATGAATTTACAGATGTGTGCAACTCTGGCTTGCTGCTTTATCGAGAACTGCACGACCAACTCTTTGAGCACCAGAAGGAAGGCATAGCTTTCCTCTATAGCCTGTATAGGGATGGAAGAAAAGGTGGTATATTGGCTGATGATATGGGATTAGGGAAGACCGTTCAAATCATTGCTTTCCTTTCTGGCATGTTTGATGCTTCACTTGTGAATCATGTGCTGCTGATCATGCCAACCAATCTTATTAACACATGGATAAAAGAATTCATCAAGTGGACTCCAGGAATGAGAGTCAAAACCTTTCATGGTCCTAGCAAGGATGAACGGACCAGAAACCTCAATCGGATTCAGCAAAGGAATGGTGTCATTATCACTACATACCAAATGTTAATCAATAACTGGCAGCAACTTTCAAGCTTTAGGGGCCAAGAGTTTGTGTGGGACTATGTCATCCTTGATGaagcacataaaataaaaacctcatCTACTAAGTCAGCAATATGTGCTCGTGCTATTCCTGCAAGTAATCGCCTTCTCCTCACAGGAACCCCAATCCAGAATAATTTACAAGAACTATGGTCCCTATTTGATTTTGCTTGTCAAGGGTCCCTGCTGGgaacattaaaaacttttaaaatggagTATGAAAATCCTATTACTAGAGCAAGAGAGAAGGATGCTACCCCAGGAGAAAAAGCCTTGggatttaaaatatctgaaaacttAATGGCAATCATAAAACCCTATTTTCTCAGGAGGACTAAAGAAGATGTACAGAAGAAAAAGTCAAGCAACCCAGAGGTCAGACTTAATGAAAAGAATCCAGATATTGATGCCATTTGTGAAATGCCTTCCCTTTCCAGgaaaaatgatttaattatttgGATACGACTTGTGCCTTTACAAGAAGAAATATACAGGAAATTTGTGTCTTTAGATCATATCAAGGAGTTGCTAATGGAGACGCGCTCACCTTTGGCTGAGCTAGGTGTCTTAAAGAAGCTGTGTGATCATCCTAGGCTGCTGTCTGCACGGGCTTGTTGTTTGCTAAATCTTAGGACATTCTCTGCTCAAGATGGAAATGAAGGGGAAGATTCCCCAGATGTGGACCATATTGATCAAATAACTGATGACACATTGATGGAAGAATCTGGAAAAATGATATTCCTAATGGACCTACTTAAGAGGCTGCGAGATGAGGGACATCAAACTCTGGTGTTTTCTCAATCGAGGCAGATTCTAAACATCATTGAACGCCTCTTAAAGAATAGGCACTTTAAGACATTGAGAATCGATGGGACAGTTACTCATCTTTTGGAAcgagaaaaaagaattaacttATTCCAGCAAAATAAAGATTACTCTGTTTTAATGCTTACCACTCAAGTAGGTGGTGTCGGTTTAACATTAACTGCAGCAACCAGAGTGGTCATTTTTGACCCTAGCTGGAATCCTGCAACTGATGCTCAAGCTGTGGATAGAGTTTACCGAATTGGACAAAAAGAGAATGTTGTGGTTTATAGGCTAATCACTTGTGGGACTgtagaggaaaaaatatacagaagacaGGTTTTCAAGGACTCATTAATAAGACAAACTACTGGTGAAAAAAAGAACCCTTTCCGATATTTTAGTAAACAAGAATTAAGAGAGCTCTTTACAATCGAGGATCTTCAGAACTCTGTAACCCAGCTGCAGCTTCAGTCTTTGCATGCTGCTCAGAGGAAATCTGATACCAAACTAGATGAACATATTGCCTACCTGCAGTCTTTGGGGATAGCTGGAATCTCAGACCATGATTTGATGTACACATGTGATCTATCTATTAAAGAAGAGCTTGATGTGGTAGAAGAATCTCACTATATTCAACAAAGGGTTCAGAAAGCTCAATTCCTCGTTGAATTCGAGTCTCAAAATAAAGAGCTCCTGATGGAACAACAAAGAATTAGAAATGAGGGGGCCTGGCTAAGAGAACCTGTATTTCCTTCTTCAACGAAGAAGAAATGCCCTAAATTGAATAAACCACAGCCTCAGCCTTCACCTCTTATAAGTACTCATCATACTCAGGAAGAAGATATCAGTTCCAAAATGGCAAGTGTAGTCATTGATGATCTGCCCGAAGAGGGTGAGAAACAAGATCTCTCCAGTATAAAGGCGAATGTTACCACCTTGCAAGATGGTAAAGGTACATGTAGTGCTGACTCTATAGCTATTTTACCCAAGGGGTTTGGAAGTGTAGAAGAACTTTGTACTAACTCTTCATTGGGAATGGAAAAAAGCTTTGCAACTAAAAATGAAGCTGtacaaaaagagacattacaagaGGGGCCTAAGCAAGAGGCACTGCAAGAGGATCCTCTGGAAAGTTTTAATTATGTACTTAGCAAATCAACCAAAGCTGATATTGGGCCAAATTTAGATCAACTAAAGGATGATGAGATTTTACGTCATTGCAATCCTTGGCCCATTATTTCCATAACAAATGAAAGTCAAAATGCAGAATCAAATGTATCCATTATTGAAATAGCTGATGACCTTTCAGCATCCCATAGTGCACTGCAGGATGCTCAAGCAAGTGAGGCCAAGTTGGAAGAGGAACCTTCAGCATCTTCACCACAGTATGCATGTGATTTCAATCTTTTCTTGGAAGACTCAGCAGACAACAGACAAAATTTTTCCAGTCAGTCTTTAGAGCATgttgagaaagaaaatagtttgtGTGGCTCTGCACCTAATTCCAGAGCAGGGTTTGTGCATAGCAAAACATGTCTCAGTTGGGAGTTTTCTGAGAAAGACGATGAGCCAGAAGAAGTAGTAGTTAAAGCAAAAATCAGAAGTAAAGCTAGAAGGATTGTTTCAGATGGCGAAGATGAAGATGATTCTTTTAAAGATACCTCAAGCACAAATCCATTCAACACATCTCTCTTTCaattctcatctgtgaaacaatTTGATGCTTCAACTCCCAAAAATGACATCAGTCCACCAGGAAGATTCTTTTCATCTCAAATACCCAGTAGTGTAAATAAGTCTATGAACTCTAGAAGATCTCTGGCTTCTAGGAGGTCTCTTATTAATATGGTTTTAGACCACGTGGAGGACATGGAGGAAAGACTTGACGACAGCAGTGAAGCAAAGGGTGCTGAAGATCATCCAGAAGAAGGGGCGGAGGAAAGCAGTGGCGAAGCCTCCAAGTATACAGAAGAGGATCCTTCCGGAGAAACACCGTCTTCAGAAAACAAGTCCAGCTGGTTAACAACATCTAAGCCTAGTGCTCTAGCTCAAGAGACCTCTCTTGGTGCCCCTGAGCCTTTGTCTGGTGAACAGTTGGTTGGTTCTCCCCAGGATAAGGCAGCAGAGGCTACGAATGACTATGAGACTCTTGTAAAGCGTGGAAAAGAACTAAAAGAGTGTGGAAAAATCCAGGAGGCCCTAAACTGCTTAGTTAAAGCACTTGACATAAAAAGTGCAGATCCTGAAGTTATGCTCTTGACTTTAAGTTTGTATAAGCAACTTAATAACAATTGA